In Coccidioides posadasii str. Silveira chromosome 4, complete sequence, one genomic interval encodes:
- a CDS encoding uncharacterized protein (EggNog:ENOG410PWCI~COG:S~TransMembrane:1 (o504-520i)~BUSCO:3381at33183): MPSKNRKLGPLEHLPVSSPNEGQVKASKPPQEVFHFVSVNPISEVQKSHNRTVIRSHASKYIWRQHRAGRSEKSSAKKPYAKILSPPLPGSKQVIHQPKWPSSQGSPTLSDDELKPSSNPPFRELEDPPAKAEDKAIQPSPSRASPLSLALHRPDCGATYVSRTNTRPGITQRHVDGPFNQLTAWLSNPTHVYPSMLGESMISKLMRYAAFELWPGLVLGASNQKWDREEAAENWMPRAMTSPPLFTAFLYGAAGHMQTRKRLEGGQFLPQTREEKLEQIVCETETIKELNRMMQDPSQACSDEVILAVLCMAFNRIDYSEWSVPDTWPRAPLRNLQWLDVYGGLSLNDHHVKGLLALIEMRGGVSQMKLPGLAVTLSTSVVMLSTKYLVRPRLPFVPIFKESAEGRTPHWPTMMNSVELADDGQTDPILKANLPYNICDVLQNMRDYSNVVNLYSQGVLPNLELASIADRRNWIQYSLVSLPSIYELDEQSIQHHKTYEVCRLAAMIYSMLVIFPLPAANRPFKRITSMTRAALAESEPLTAWGPAGEMLLWSLVLGGMAARNTPDRGWFADKLVEVLASGGPRTWEELKEVMVQVMWMDSVCDMGGRAFWEEVTSAGRSWI, encoded by the exons ATGCCATCAAAGAACCGTAAGCTCGGACCTTTGGAGCATCTGCCTGTGTCGTCACCGAATGAAGGACAGGTGAAGGCGTCCAAGCCGCCCCAAGAGGTTTTCCACTTTGTCAGCGTCAATCCGATATCTGAGGTTCAAAAATCACATAATCGGACCGTCATCCGATCGCATGCCAGTAAGTATATCTGGCGTCAACACCGAGCTGGGCGATCAGAGAAGAGCAGCGCGAAGAAACCGTATGCAAAGATCTTAAGCCCTCCATTACCCGGTTCCAAGCAGGTAATCCATCAACCGAAATGGCCTTCCTCGCAAGGCTCACCTACACTCTCGGACGACGAGTTAAAGCCATCCTCGAACCCGCCGTTTAGAGAATTAGAGGATCCTCCCGCTAAGGCTGAAGACAAAGCAATTCAGCCCTCCCCGAGTAGGGCTTCACCATTGTCCCTAGCATTACACCGACCTGATTGCGGCGCAACGTATGTTTCCCGGACCAATACTCGCCCGGGAATTACACAGAGGCATGTCGATGGTCCATTTAACCAATTGACGGCCTGGCTGTCTAACCCTACCCACGTATATCCGTCAATGTTGGGCGAATCGATGATTAGCAAATTGATGCGATACG CTGCCTTTGAGCTTTGGCCTGGACTGGTTTTAGGTGCTTCAAACCAAAAATGGGATCGAGAGGAAGCAGCTGAGAACTGGATGCCCCGGGCAATGACCAGTCCTCCCCTCTTTACTGCATTTCTATACGGTGCTGCGGGACACATGCAGACGCGAAAGCGACTCGAGGGTGGGCAGTTTCTCCCGCAAACAAGAGAGGAGAAACTAGAGCAGATTGTCTGTGAGACTGAGACGATCAAAGAGTTGAACAGAATGATGCAGGACCCATCCCAGGCGTGCTCGGATGAGGTCATTCTCGCCGTGTTGTGTATGGCTTTTAATCGGATTGATTATTCCGAATGGAGCGTGCCCGATACGTGGCCGAGAGCACCACTGCGCAACCTCCAGTGGCTGGATGTGTATGGCGGACTATCGCTGAACGATCATCATGTCAAGGGTCTCCTTGCGCTCATTGAGATGAGAGGTGGTGTTTCACAGATGAAATTGCCTGGCTTAGCGGTGACATTGTCAAC GTCGGTTGTGATGCTATCAACCAAATACCTTGTCAGACCGCGGCTCCCATTTGTGCCCATATTCAAAGAAAGTGCGGAGGGGCGAACACCTCATTGGCCGACGATGATGAACAGTGTCGAGCTGGCTGATGACGGCCAAACGGACCCCATCCTCAAGGCCAACTTGCCGTACAACATCTGCGATGTCCTTCAGAACATGCGGGACTACAGCAACGTCGTAAACCTGTACTCCCAAGGCGTCCTCCCAAACCTCGAGCTGGCCAGCATCGCTGATCGCCGCAACTGGATCCAATATAGCCTCGTCTCACTACCCTCTATCTATGAATTAGATGAGCAATCCATCCAGCACCACAAGACATACGAGGTTTGTCGCCTTGCGGCAATGATATACAGCATGCTTGTTATCTTCCCACTTCCGGCCGCAAACCGACCGTTTAAGCGGATAACATCGATGACAAGAGCAGCGTTGGCTGAGTCGGAGCCGTTGACCGCCTGGGGGCCCGCTGGTGAGATGCTGCTATGGTCGTTGGTGCTGGGGGGAATGGCGGCGAGAAACACGCCGGATAGGGGGTGGTTTGCCGACAAACTTGTAGAAGTCCTCGCTTCTGGAGGGCCACGCACGTGGGAAGAGCTGAAGGAAGTGATGGTGCAGGTGATGTGGATGGACAGTGTGTGCGATATGGGAGGACGGGCTTTCTGGGAGGAAGTGACGAGCGCTGGCCGGAGCTGGATTTGA
- the DED1 gene encoding DEAD-box ATP-dependent RNA helicase (EggNog:ENOG410PFY4~COG:A~BUSCO:4423at33183), which yields MADSLKMAGLSLEDSQHAPSHATGRAPYIPPHLRGQQRAGPTMPVDGAAPQGRPPMNPGSWGPNKSGAPPNNWAPRGANNMNGAPAWGAAGGGGGARFDPNAYGHPGHRGGQSHGGAGSGAARGSGDGQWRDGKHIPGPPNARLERELFGVPNDPSKQHTGINFANYDDIPVEASGHDVPEPVTAFTNPPLDDHLISNIKLATYKTPTPVQKYSIPIVMGGRDLMACAQTGSGKTGGFLFPILSQAFKNGPSAVPTQNANQFSYGRQRKAYPTSLILAPTRELVSQIYDEARKFAYRSWVRPCVVYGGADIGSQLRQIERGCDLLVATPGRLVDLIERGRISLCNIKYLVLDEADRMLDMGFEPQIRRIVEGEDMPPVNGRQTLMFSATFPRDIQMLARDFLKDYVFLSVGRVGSTSENITQKVEYVEDADKRSVLLDILHTHGTGLTLIFVETKRMADSLSEFLINQNFPATAIHGDRTQRERERALEYFRNGRCPILVATAVAARGLDIPNVTHVVNYDLPTDIDDYVHRIGRTGRAGNTGLSTAFFNRGNRGVVRDLIELLKEAHQEVPAFLENIAREGSGYGGRGGGRGGGRGRGANATRDMRRMGGGGPPMSGTPSYSGGYGGGANNYGGSYSSAPSYGGYGGGYGGGGYGNPSGPTGPSSWW from the exons ATGGCTGATTCCTTGAAAATGGCTGGCCTCTCGCTCGAGGACTCCCAACACGCCCCTAGCCATGCCACCGGTCGTGCCCCGTACATTCCTCCCCACCTCCGTGGTCAGCAACGCGCCGGCCCTACCATGCCTGTCGATGGTGCTGCTCCACAAGGTCGTCCTCCAATGAACCCTGGCTCTTGGGGTCCCAA TAAAAGTGGTGCTCCTCCCAACAACTGGGCTCCTCGAGGAGCAAATAATATGAACGGTGCCCCTGCCTGGGGtgctgctggtggtggcGGTGGTGCTCGTTTCGATCCAAATGCCTATGGCCACCCTGGTCATCGCGGCGGTCAGAGCCACGGTGGTGCCGGTAGCGGTGCTGCCCGTGGATCCGGTGATGGTCAGTGGCGCGATGGAAAGCATATCCCCGGTCCACCAAATGCCCGTCTTGAACGTGAACTCTTCGGCGTCCCCAACGACCCATCCAAGCAGCATACCGGCATCAACTTCGCCAACTACGATGACATTCCTGTCGAGGCCTCAGGTCACGATGTTCCAGAGCCAGTGACTGCCTTCACAAACCCACCCCTGGATGACCATTTGATATCCAACATCAAACTTGCCACCTACAAGACACCGACCCCAGTCCAGAAGTATTCCATCCCAATTGTCATGGGTGGTCGTGACCTCATGGCCTGTGCTCAGACCGGTTCCGGAAAAACTGGCGGTTTCCTCTTCCCAATTCTCTCTCAAGCTTTTAAAAACGGCCCTTCCGCGGTCCCAACACAAAACGCTAACCAATTCAGCTATGGCCGTCAGCGAAAAGCCTACCCGACCTCGTTGATCTTGGCCCCTACCCGTGAATTGGTGTCTCAGATCTACGATGAAGCCCGCAAGTTCGCTTACCGTTCCTGGGTTCGCCCATGCGTCGTCTACGGCGGTGCGGATATCGGTTCTCAGCTCCGCCAGATTGAACGTGGCTGTGACCTTCTTGTCGCTACTCCCGGCCGTCTTGTCGATCTGATCGAACGTGGACGTATCTCTCTCTGCAATATCAAGTACCTCGTCCTTGATGAGGCCGATCGCATGTTGGACATGGGTTTCGAGCCCCAGATTCGCCGCATCGTCGAGGGAGAGGATATGCCACCTGTCAACGGACGTCAGACCCTCATGTTTTCGGCCACATTCCCTCGTGACATCCAGATGCTCGCCCGCGACTTCTTGAAGGACTATGTGTTCTTGTCTGTCGGTCGTGTCGGATCCACTTCGGAGAACATCACCCAAAAGGTCGAATACGTCGAAGACGCCGACAAGCGCTCCGTTCTGCTCGATATCCTCCACACCCATGGAACTGGACTCACTCTCATTTTCGTCGAGACCAAGCGCATGGCTGATTCTCTATCTGAGTTCCTTATCAACCAGAATTTCCCTGCAACTGCTATCCACGGTGACCGCACTCAACGTGAGCGTGAGCGGGCTCTTGAATACTTCCGCAACGGCCGCTGCCCTATCCTCGTTGCcactgctgttgctgctcgTGGTCTCGATATCCCTAATGTTACTCACGTCGTCAACTACGATCTCCCCACCGACATCGATGACTATGTCCATCGTATCGGCCGTACTGGTCGTGCTGGTAACACCGGTCTGTCCACAGCTTTCTTCAACCGTGGCAACCGCGGTGTCGTCCGTGACTTGATCGAATTACTCAAAGAAGCTCACCAGGAAGTCCCGGCCTTCTTGGAAAATATTGCTCGTGAGGGCAGCGGATACGGCGGCCGTGGCGGCGGTCGTGGTGGTGGAAGAGGCCGTGGTGCCAATGCCACTCGTGATATGCGTCGCATGGGCGGTGGTGGTCCTCCAATGAGTGGTACTCCATCCTACAGCGGTGGTTATGGTGGTGGCGCCAACAACTATGGTGGAAGCTATAGCAGTGCTCCATCTTACGGCGGATACGGCGGTGGCTACGGTGGAGGCGGCTACGGCAACCCATCTGGTCCCACCGGGCCATCTTCTTGGTGGTAA
- a CDS encoding uncharacterized protein (EggNog:ENOG410PIMZ), with the protein MPYADVVKALIQYRINVVAADGSQIVQLAAYISSLPPEEREGINVDKVLYTSEPLVRTQRAFIRSVMGPVTICSILGSSEAGTWAVANLDLTGDTDDDCTEFIFDTRSMVIEILPLSVEDPDQSESTASLAELPEGEAGIVVQTSLQRLRNPLVRYVSGDVGSLHPLPASALAKIPPAEAQHMKLLRLYGRDRRFSFKWSGAYFAFDQVEALMRTENYGILQWQIALSYTDGTPETALEIRIFRPDADNPKLVSTKELVAILEKFFGLLPINEMLFRVTFVQSTEELERSKTGNKVIKFVDRTMKE; encoded by the coding sequence ATGCCCTATGCTGATGTTGTCAAAGCGCTCATACAGTATCGAATCAATGTCGTGGCTGCAGATGGCAGCCAGATCGTCCAGCTCGCAGCTTACATATCTTCGCTTCCTCCCGAGGAACGAGAGGGCATCAATGTTGACAAGGTATTATACACGTCTGAACCCTTGGTTCGCACACAGAGGGCTTTCATCAGGTCTGTCATGGGGCCGGTTACCATCTGCTCCATTCTCGGCAGCTCGGAGGCCGGGACGTGGGCCGTGGCGAATTTAGACTTGACCGGTGACACAGACGACGACTGCACGGAATTTATCTTCGACACTCGATCAATGGTGATCGAAATCCTTCCACTCTCCGTAGAAGACCCCGACCAAAGCGAAAGCACTGCCAGCCTGGCTGAACTCCCCGAAGGTGAAGCAGGAATTGTCGTCCAGACTTCGCTGCAACGATTACGGAATCCACTGGTGAGATACGTGTCCGGCGACGTGGGATCCCTCCATCCGTTGCCAGCGAGCGCCCTGGCTAAAATCCCGCCCGCCGAAGCTCAACATATGAAGCTCCTGCGATTGTACGGACGTGATCGTCGCTTCAGCTTCAAGTGGTCCGGCGCATACTTTGCCTTTGATCAGGTGGAGGCGCTGATGCGCACCGAGAATTACGGCATCCTGCAGTGGCAGATCGCCCTCAGCTACACGGATGGCACTCCGGAGACCGCCCTAGAGATACGTATCTTCCGTCCGGACGCGGACAATCCCAAACTCGTATCTACCAAGGAGCTGGTCGCGATACTTGAGAAATTTTTCGGGCTGCTTCCCATTAATGAGATGCTTTTCCGTGTGACTTTCGTTCAGAGCACCGAAGAGCTTGAGCGGAGCAAGACCGGAAACAAGGTGATCAAGTTTGTGGACCGTACAATGAAGGAATAA
- a CDS encoding uncharacterized protein (EggNog:ENOG410PIMZ): MAPDHYSLQDILAMAMVHPFYSAAEYPPTPESASKILAAARLNKQSVLDLKRFPLTRKESLYRTIQRLSADPDPRNGYRQQAYISVTGGGSGGVPMVFVTDSVENRRQRDVTGALVKHCRLIEPGDWMLTMHIAGHFYRYDYAANIHVSIVLWS, from the exons ATGGCGCCAGACCACTACTCACTCCAGGATATCCTTGCGATGGCCATGGTCCATCCGTTCTACTCTGCTGCAGAATATCCCCCGACGCCAGAATCTGCCTCTAAGATCCTAGCAGCCGCCCGGCTCAATAAACAAAGTGTCCTCGACCTCAAGCGTTTTCCTCTTACGCGGAAAGAGTCGCT GTACCGCACAATCCAGAGACTATCTGCGGATCCTGACCCTCGAAATGGATACCGCCAGCAAGCATATATCAGCGTTACCGGCGGAGGGTCAGGCGGCGTGCCCATGGTCTTTGTCACGGACTCTGTTGAGAATAGACGGCAGCGGGACGTGACAGGCGCACTGGTCAAACATTGTCGTCTGATCGAGCCGGGCGATTGGATGCTCACGATGCACATTGCAGGGCACTTTTACCGGTATGACTACGCCGCTAACATTCATGTATCGATAGTATTATGGAGCTGA
- a CDS encoding uncharacterized protein (EggNog:ENOG410PIK8~COG:I) gives MWSNLRRAYRPAMGAIGRSHSTARHHSSILQLYASDIRCANEQDHVRSVHELLGETGVLKIKLGFEDDESKYMQQLILSLHKHHGHGLPITHSASRGWFWDVRPLPGQNQQAASKPARSETARDFPWHTDCSYEHLPPRFFALQVLQPDRCGGGTLSILDADKIAGLLSPATRRSLSRPEYRITVPAEFIKSDERHITAPLLSKDSGSGAAELRFREEILEPLTNGAKLALQEFGESLQSPNAKAATLHLTPELLPRGSIILINNRRWLHARSEVKDPRRHLRRVRWDARPFAAEEALSL, from the exons ATGTGGAGTAACCTTCGCAGAGCGTACAGGCCCGCGATGGGAGCTATTGGGAGGTCCCATTCGACTGCCC GTCATCATAGCTCCATCTTGCAGCTTTATGCCTCTGATATTCGGTGTGCAAACGAACAAGATCACGTCCGTTCCGTTCACGAGCTTCTGGGTGAGACGGGGGTCTTGAAGATCAAACTCGGTTTCGAAGACGATGAAAGTAAATATATGCAACAACTGATCCTCAGCCTACACAAGCACCACGGCCACGGCTTGCCCATTACCCATTCTGCGTCCCGAGGCTGGTTCTGGGACGTCCGACCTCTTCCCGGACAGAATCAACAAGCAGCTTCGAAGCCGGCTCGCTCGGAAACTGCCAGAGACTTCCCCTGGCACACAGACTGCAGCTATGAGCATCTTCCGCCGCGGTTCTTCGCTTTGCAGGTACTACAGCCAGATCGTTGCGGCGGAGGAACGTTGTCGATCCTCGATGCCGATAAAATTGCAGGTCTATTGTCTCCAGCAACAAGAAGATCTCTCTCCAGACCCGAATATCGCATAACCGTCCCGGCAGAATTCATCAAGAGTGACGAGAGACATATTACTGCGCCTCTTCTCAGCAAGGATAGCGGCAGCGGTGCAGCTGAGCTACGTTTTCGCGAAGAGATCCTCGAGCCCTTGACCAACGGCGCGAAATTGGCGTTGCAAGAGTTTGGAGAGAGCCTTCAGAGCCCCAACGCAAAGGCTGCGACACTACACCTGACGCCCGAATTGCTTCCTCGAGGGTCGATTATTCTCATAAACAATAGACGTTGGCTTCATGCGAGGAGTGAGGTGAAAGACCCACGTCGCCACCTGCGCCGAGTGCGATGGGACGCCAGGCCGTTTGCTGCTGAAGAGGCATTGAGCCTATGA
- a CDS encoding uncharacterized protein (EggNog:ENOG410Q5MV~COG:E) — MPVVNQKGILPACAGGVIPSAVHTVIQEHLQTGIRHKESFFVADEPFIHNQLKLWESKLSDVEPFYAVKCNDNLRFLRILAEHGLGFDCASQSEMQRILNLGVEPHRILYAAPFKSEDGILYAKQHGVTQTMFDTEDELRKLADYFPNAELYLRLWADDPSSRVRLGSKYGVQLPQAKELLVLAQELNMKVIGLCFHVGSSAADFDAYRQAIAFTREVYDFNQSLREDQRHPIRTIDIGGGFSLGNFESAATVIRKSIRQYFGDEKHLRWVAEPGRYFAEEAFYLVCRVLGTRPRACLGNGIGADEKLPVGDIHINDGIYHNFLNALTEQVVPQPILLNCTGTPYVSAADNGDPYTVWGQTCDSFDKIATNCVLPRRAKVGDWLCFPFMGAYTHVTGSDFNGFPRLKKTIWISNSPEDVSIAVSSPLRTLRALQHYLVRAVGLAESTASEREGIGFKVNDELAAFNSSVGLVDRLLAGLRALHILSGSRH; from the exons ATGCCGGTCGTTAACCAGAAAGGAATCCTGCCTGCCTGTGCGGGGGGCGTCATACCATCCGCCGTCCACACAGTGATCCAAGAGCATCTGCAAACAGGTATCCGTCACAAAGAGTCGTTCTTCGTTGCCGATGAGCCTTTCATTCACAACCAGCTGAAATTGTGGGAAAGCAAGCTCTCTGATGTAGAGCCTTTCTACG CTGTCAAGTGCAACGACAACCTTCGTTTTTTAAGAATTCTGGCAGAACATGGATTGGGATTTGACTGCGCTTCACAATCCGAGATGCAACGGATTTTAAACCTCGGCGTTGAGCCACATCGAATCCTCTACGCCGCACCATTCAAGTCGGAAGACGGAATTCTCTATGCCAAACAGCATGGCGTGACCCAAACGATGTTCGACACGGAGGACGAGCTTCGAAAGCTAGCTGATTATTTTCCCAACGCAGAGCTGTACCTTCGCCTGTGGGCAGATGACCCATCTTCCCGCGTCCGGCTGGGCTCCAAATATGGAGTTCAACTACCACAAGCCAAAGAACTCCTGGTATTAGCACAAGAACTCAACATGAAGGTGATTGGGCTCTGTTTTCATGTGGGCTCAAGCGCAGCAGACTTCGATGCCTACCGGCAGGCGATAGCGTTTACTCGCGAGGTCTACGACTTTAACCAGAGTCTCAGAGAGGACCAGAGACATCCGATCCGCACGATTGATATCGGAGGCGGGTTCTCACTTGGAAATTTTGAAAGCGCAGCAACGGTGATACGCAAGAGTATTCGACAGTATTTCGGAGATGAGAAACATCTCAGATGGGTCGCTGAACCTGGCCGTTATTTTGCAGAAGAAGCTTTCTACCTTGTATGTCGGGTGCTCGGGACTCGTCCTCGTGCGTGTTTAGGTAATGGAATCGGCGCAGACGAAAAGCTTCCCGTTGGCGACATACATATTAACGACGGCATATATCACAATTTCTTAAACGCTCTGACCGAGCAGGTGGTACCACAACCTATTTTACTGAATTGTACGGGTACGCCATACGTATCAGCTGCTGATAACGGAGATCCGTATACTGTCTGGGGTCAGACGTGCGATAGTTTTGACAAGATAGCCACAAACTGTGTGCTCCCACGGCGGGCAAAAGTCGGGGATTGGCTCTGTTTTCCTTTCATGGGAG CATACACGCACGTCACTGGGTCTGACTTTAACGGATTTCCAAGACTTAAAAAGACAATATGGATATCCAACTCCCCCGAAGACGTCTCAATTGCGGTGTCGAGCCCGCTTCGCACGCTTAGAGCACTGCAACATTATTTAGTAAGGGCTGTCGGCCTGGCGGAAAGCACTGCTAGCGAGAGGGAAGGGATTGGCTTCAAAGTCAATGATGAGTTGGCGGCTTTCAACTCTAGTGTTGGACTGGTCGATAGATTGCTTGCGGGGCTCAGAGCGCTGCACATTCTTTCAGGGTCGCGTCATTGA
- a CDS encoding uncharacterized protein (EggNog:ENOG410PKUY), protein MAVLKESQIEQADRARLQQICFLKTDSEKAVVPLRANVAVRAEEREQMESHLLRQYSRESWPKGFYQAACPHPILVHPQHYQNIQALHEALVLAITNIVERWWTDSVAKFPERMPLEPQEEDLLRWMADEAADAVRPYNQCLGSWRPDFLIDEATPGAEPGSVEEQFVICEINARFSFNGFCVSAAGQQGLSDMGNEEKGLLNVLEPDQVVKGLLSLFDPTRPLHLLKGEEYGIDIHLFAVEVERRTGTAPKFITPDDLRLLPCEDSEFGYKLCALAKDETRKLPASHRSARFIHNAEVLEEIHQVGLELHQRELRALSSEMLRQLALRCFNDLRTVFLVHDKRMLGIVLQELDALVGQHGVLSEDQARVLRDGIAETFIPGSPELEEFVLRCKSQPEAKDGYLLKPIRSGKGAGIIFGDEASEGEWKAKLDGLRRAALTPGETSYIVQRQARQPTYPVLLSEDGGLQHNRMIGTFMAAHGKFLGLGIWRCGPERICAVSHGGAFMFSVMSSHHRVEKASERWSMWKYFRWLHSIGSWVRRRFAAQSV, encoded by the exons ATGGCGGTCTTGAAGGAGTCTCAGATAGAGCAGGCCGATCGCGCACGTCTCCAGCAGATATGTTTCTTGAAAACCGACAGCGAGAAGGCCGTCGTGCCGCTGCGTGCGAATGTGGCAGTTCGAGCGGAAGAGAGGGAACAGATGGAATCTCACCTTCTCCGCCAGTATTCTCGCGAGTCATGGCCCAAAGGATTCTATCAGGCTGCCTGCCCACATCCCATACTGGTTCACCCGCAGCATTACCAGAATATTCAGGCTCTGCATGAGGCGCTGGTTCTGGCCATCACCAATATCGTGGAAAGATGGTGGACTGATAGCGTGGCTAAATTTCCGGAGAGGATGCCTTTGGAACCACAGGAAGAGGATCTTTTACGG TGGATGGCGGATGAAGCTGCCGACGCGGTCCGTCCATACAACCAGTGTCTTGGATCCTGGCGGCCCGACTTTCTCATCGACGAAGCAACCCCTGGTGCCGAGCCCGGCTCAGTCGAAGAGCAGTTTGTTATCTGCGAGATCAATGCTCGTTTCTCTTTCAACGGCTTCTGCGTAAGCGCAGCGGGGCAGCAGGGCCTGAGTGACATGGGAAACGAAGAAAAGGGCCTCTTAAATGTCTTGGAGCCCGACCAG GTTGTCAAGGGACTGCTCAGCTTGTTCGATCCCACCCGCCCACTGCACCTGCTGAAAGGCGAAGAGTACGGGATTGACATCCACCTCTTTGCCGTGGAGGTGGAACGGCGGACGGGGACGGCACCCAAATTCATCACACCGGACGACCTGCGCCTCCTGCCATGTGAAGACTCTGAATTTGGATACAAGCTGTGTGCGCTCGCCAAAGATGAGACTCGCAAGCTGCCCGCGAGTCACAGGTCGGCCAGGTTTATCCACAACGCAGAGGTGCTGGAGGAGATCCACCAGGTGGGCTTGGAGCTGCACCAACGCGAACTCCGAGCATTGTCTTCCGAAATGTTACGGCAGCTGGCTCTCCGCTGTTTTAACGACCTGCGGACGGTGTTTCTGGTGCACGATAAGAGAATGCTTGGCATCGTTCTGCAGGAGCTGGACGCGCTGGTCGGCCAGCACGGCGTTCTGAGCGAAGACCAGGCGCGGGTGCTCCGGGACGGCATCGCGGAGACCTTCATACCGGGCTCGCCGGAGTTGGAGGAGTTTGTGCTCCGGTGCAAAAGCCAGCCGGAGGCAAAGGATGGCTACCTGCTGAAGCCGATCCGGAGCGGCAAGGGCGCCGGGATCATCTTCGGGGACGAAGCGTCTGAAGGGGAATGGAAGGCGAAGCTAGATGGCTTGAGGCGAGCGGCTCTCACGCCGGGCGAGACAAGCTACATCGTCCAGCGCCAGGCCAGGCAGCCCACGTATCCCGTCCTGCTGAGTGAGGACGGTGGTCTGCAGCACAACCGGATGATAGGGACGTTCATGGCGGCGCACGGGAAATTTCTCGGGCTCGGTATCTGGCGCTGCGGGCCGGAGCGTATCTGCGCGGTCAGCCACGGAGGTGCATTCATGTTCTCGGTGATGAGCTCTCACCACCGGGTTGAAAAGGCCAGTGAAAGGTGGAGCATGTGGAAGTATTTCAGATGGCTGCACTCCATCGGTTCCTGGGTGAGGCGACGGTTCGCGGCTCAAAGCGTGTAG